CCAGGATAAACGCAAAGGCCGCACCGGATTGGTTGTAGTAGCCATTACCGTTATTGTAGCCATTCTTTATATGTTCCTGAAAACGGGCGGACATTGATCTGAACTGGGACTCATAGGATTTTTCGTAAAGGATTTATTTTCTTAACGACACTCAAGAAGACTTCGTCGCATGCTTGACAAATTTGCATGTTCGATTGTCCTTCGACAAGATTGCTTCGTCACCCCCATCCTACGACCTTAGCCGTTCCTCGCAATGACAAAATTTTATTAATGATTAGAGATTGGTTAGCTTTATGCTGATGATACTCGAAAACAACTGGCGTAATAAATCTATCGAGGCGTTAGAGAAAACGAATCATGGCGATACCGATACCGCACCTACCGGGTTGGTTAAGCATTGTTTTGAGTATGTTAAGATCCCGGTGAATAATTTATCGGTTGAGCAGCTACGTACGTTGATTAGCCAGAATATCGGCTTGAATTATACCATCAGACTGGCCTTTGAAATATTAAACGAAAATATTTTAGCCGAAGGTGATTTGTATGAAGGCGATTTGCTCAACAGTGTCATTAATATCGACACACACTTTTGGTTGCAAAACAAAGTTTTAAAAGATGAGCTTGCCGGCATAATTGAGCGACATAAAACTCTACTAAACGAACACCAGATTCGGTTTGAAAGTTTCCTTAATTAGACTGCTCTTACCCTAACATCTTCGTTACCATTAGCACTTAATTTACTTCACCACACAATAAGCACACACGCGTTGCGTTTAGACTTTCTCAAAGCAATTCCCTGCAATTTTCATTTTCTTCTTCTTTTTCACGAAAATTTCATTTAATTTTCATTTAACAAAATATTTCATTGTCGCCTGCGTTTAATTACCATACAAACAAACGTTGATATATGGGAGAAACCTTTACCTTTTTAAATGTTGTTAACCACGCTACTGTGAAAGAGATAGATGTTATAGAAGAGGCTTTGGATACTGACGACATGATTTTTTATCATGTAATTAGTGAAGAGCTGGATGCGTTGCAGAAAAATGCTCCGCAGCATGTAATTGAAAACATCCTTAATTTTTCAAAA
This region of Mucilaginibacter yixingensis genomic DNA includes:
- a CDS encoding contact-dependent growth inhibition system immunity protein codes for the protein MILENNWRNKSIEALEKTNHGDTDTAPTGLVKHCFEYVKIPVNNLSVEQLRTLISQNIGLNYTIRLAFEILNENILAEGDLYEGDLLNSVINIDTHFWLQNKVLKDELAGIIERHKTLLNEHQIRFESFLN